Below is a window of Mucilaginibacter sp. PAMC 26640 DNA.
TTCACCATACACAAGGCACCGGGCAACTATTCTGATAAGATGCGCGAAGTGATGACCATTATTTATGTGGCAGATGGAGCAAGCGTTGCTGACCCTAAAAACAACTGGCAAGAAAACGATCTGAAAAAATGGCTAATGGACAAGCCGGTTGGTTCGCTAATTGATTCGGAGCTTAACCCCAAGGTGCTGTAAACAAAAATTTACTCCGCTAAATATTTACAATTAAATTCAGGTGACTTAGGGGGCAACAATTCGGCTCAGCCTTGCTACAAACATGGTGTCTGCCTTGCGTTCGTAACCCTTAAGTATTTGCATTTCCGCTAACACCAGCCCTAGCTGCTTTACCATAAACTCAACTGCATCTTCATTTTCTGCTTTGAAAGCCGAACAGGTGATGTATATAATTGATTTGCCGGGTTTAAGATGCTTAACCACGTTGGTAATAATGCTCTGCTGTAACCTTTTAAAGAAATCGGCACGGTGAAAGTCAAACTGACTGATCATCTCCGGTGTGCGCCCCCAGGTTCCGCTACCGCTGCAAGGAGCATCCAGAATAATACCGTCGAATGCGTAATTGTATAATAGCTGTTCGTTGTTCTCAGTTAAATCCATTACCTTTTTCTGGTATTTCATCAACCCGGCCTGCTGAAAACGCTCATCAAGATTAGAGAGGATGCTTTCCCGGATATCGGATACGACCAGTTTAATATCGGGCTGCAAACTGTGCAATAGTAATGATTTTCCACCTGATGCAGCACAGGCATCCCACCAGCTATCCCATTTTTGGGGTCTAAAATAATTAGCTGTTTGCTGCGATGAAAGATCCTGGATCTCGTACCAGTTGGGTTTGGATACAATCGCCTCCAACCGGGTGCCGTTTGGCATGCACAGGCAGTTGTTGCCTTCGTCTTTGAAAATAATACCGGCCTTATTCAGATCAGCTTTTACCAAGTGCTCAAAACCTTTGTTTATCCGGATAAATAGATCGGGTTGTACAAAAAATGATTTAAGAAAGGCATCTTTATCTACCCCTGCAGAGAGCTGATCGGCCCAGGGGAAAACATCCTCCAGTTTGAAATCGGGATATGAATTTTTGATGAGGCTGATCTTTTCATCAACACCAATACCCACACAGGCGGCCCATTCCGGCTTAAAATACTGTAAAAAAGAATTGGTTTGCGTATTACATAGGAATTCGGCCACCATGAGCCGCTCCTCCTGCTTTACATTCGGGATAGCCTTACCTAAGCGAAAATAATTATAGATCAACCGGCCGGCAACGCGCCTGTCAGTAGATCCCATTTGTTTGTTTTGACGATAAAAGCCGGGAAGAAATTTGCCTAGAGGTGTATCGGCCGGGTAATCGCCCAAAATGCGCTGAAACGTTTTGAGCTGGTTAATGGCTTTCATTGTACTTGTTTAAGTTCAAAGTTCTCGTATTTCAGGATATCCACATGGGTATTGATCCATCCCTGCCCTGGCTTCTTTTCAAAATGAAAGCTGTTATGGATCCCGGTATAATCATTTTGCTCCGGGCGGCGGTAACTGTCATCTTCCCTTGCCAGCATCTGCCCAAAATAAAAACCTTCGTCAAAACCTTTAATGGCAAAGTCGGTAGGGTCGGTATGGTAGGTGCGGCGGTAAAGGCGGATGAAGGTGTTGGCCTCTGCTGATTTATAATCAACCTTATCAGAACTGGTAATATGTGTTTTTAAGCGCTGTAAAATACCTGCTTTTAAAAAAGCGTATTTTTCCCAGCTTGGGTGGCCAAACAACGTAACCGGATATTTCTTTGCTAATGTATCCAGCGATTTTAGCGTAACCATTAAAAAAGCCTGCTTGGTAGAGGGCACTAAAAAAATATTCTGGTCGGATGTTGAAAGTTTAGCGACAAGCGGGGTAAGATTGCCACGAACAACCGTAAAGGGAATCACTTGTATTTTACGCTTTCCCAGGCTATCTATCATTCGTTTAAATGGTACGGTATACAGCTTTTCATCGCTAAAGCCCGAGTTAAGTATAAATAACTTCCTGGGCTTTACCCGTGTGGCAATATATGCGGCGGCGCCCCTGGCATGGTACTCCAATGGCGGTGTTATGGTCACCAGGTTTTGGTTATTGAACAGGGCGGGGGTGGCAGGCGAAAGCGGCGATACAATAGGTTTACGCGAATATGGAAACATCGCTAAAAATGGCTTGATATCTTCCGGAAAAACAGGGCCTACAATCAAATCGCTGTTTTTGATCTGCGGATTGGATGCCATACCGTGCAGTGCGGCATCATCTTTATTGTCATACACCTGCACCCGGAAATTGGCCCCCAGGATAGCAAGCGAATCCAGTGCTAGCTTAAAGCCCTGGTAGTACTCTACCGACATGTTGGCCTTTTTTAAGTTAGCCGAACTGTATCGCTTACCTGCCGAAACCTCGTTCAGGCTTAGCGGCAAAATAAGCGATACAACCGATGTTTTTGCTTCGGCAGGCTTTGGTTTATCAATTGGCCTATCAGGCTTCGCAGCCGGCTTTTCCACTTTTGGAGTTACCGCAACGGGTACGGTTCGCACTTTAGGCGAGCAAGCGCCCGCTATTAATGCTATACATACGAATAACCACTTATTCCCACTCAATGGTGGCCGGTGGTTTCGAGCTGATGTCATATACTACCCGGTTAATTCCTTTTACGTTGTTGATGATCTCGTTGGAGATCTTGGCCAGCAGATCGTACGGTAAATGGCACCAATCGGCCGTCATCCCGTCTAATGATTCTACAGCGCGGAGGCATATTACATTCTCGTAAGTACGCTCATCGCCCATTACACCTACCGATTGTACCGGTAAGTAAATGGCACCCGCCTGCCAAACTTTATCGTAAACACCGGCAGACCGTAAATTGTTGATATAAATTGCATCAGCCTGTTGTAATATATCAACTTTCTCCGGCGTAATGTCACCTAAGATCCTGATGGCTAAGCCCGGACCCGGGAAAGGGTGGCGACCCAAAATATTTGGATCCATGCCTAAAGCGGTACCAACGCGGCGCACCTCATCTTTAAATAAGGTATTTAAAGGCTCAACAACCTTTAGCTTCATAAAGTCTGGCAAGCCACCAACGTTGTGGTGAGACTTGATGGTGGCTGACGGGCCTTTAACGGAAACTGATTCGATCACGTCCGGATAGATGGTACCCTGGCCCAGCCAGCTTACGCCCTGGATCTCGTGTGCGGCATCATCAAATACTTCAATAAATACGCGGCCAATGGCCTTGCGTTTTTTCTCCGGATCTGATAAGCCTGCAAGTGCATCGTAAAATCGCTGCTTGGCATCAATGCCTTTTATGTTGAGGCCCATGTGCTGGTACGAATCCAGTACCGACTGGTACTCGTCCTTGCGTAAAAGACCATTATCTACAAATATACAGTGCAGGTTGGCACCGATGGCCTGGTGCAGTAATACCGCAGCTACAGACGAATCCACACCACCTGATAAACCTAACACCACTTTGTCATTGCCCAGTTTTGCTTTTAGTTCGGCAATGGTCGTTTCGATGAATGAATCCGGGGTCCAGTCCTGGCTGCATCCGCAAATGTCAACCAAAAAGTTTTGCAGCAATTGTTTACCATCGATACTGTGCGTAACCTCCGGGTGAAACTGGATGCCGTAAGTTTGCGTACCGGTAATCTGGTAGGCGGCAACTTTAACGCTATCTGTACTGGCAATGATCTCAAAATCATCGGCTATGCGGGCAATGGTATCCGCATGCGACATCCAAACCTGCGAACCTACAGGTACATTTTTAAACAGAATATTATCCTGTTTAACGTAATCGAGGTTGGCACGGCCATACTCACGGGTGCTGGAAGCTAATACTTCCCCGCCATGGAAATGGGCAACATATTGTGCGCCGTAGCAAACGCCTAAAATAGGCAGCGTTTTATGATGCCTGATGAACTCGAAATGAGGCGCATCTTCCTGACGAACAGAATACGGACTGCCCGAAAGGATAATACCTTTAACGGTGCTGTCAACTTCCGGAAACTTGTTGAAGGGGTGGATCTCGCAGTAAATATTGAGTTCCCTGACACGGCGCGCGATAAGCTGGGTAAATTGCGAACCGAAGTCAAGAATGAGGATTTTTTCTTGCATGGGCAAAGATAGGTTTTTGCCTGTAAAATTTAGAAGTAAAAGGTTAAAAGATGTGTGAAAATGATTTATCGCTAATCTGCATCTTTTTCAGTGTCTGTAAGTTTAGCGGGCCGTTGATAAGATGCCAGGGTTAATTCCTGACATTTTTGAAAACCCATATCTGAGGTAATAAGTGGTAAATTAAATGCTAACGAAGTAGCTGCAAGAGATATAAAATTATATTGGTATCAACTAATATCTCTTTGCCACTCATCTCTCATTTTTTTCGCCGAGGGATGGTATTAGTCCGTTGAATTTCTTCGCGTTAAATCCAATTTTTGTATTTTTCTTGAAAAGCATCTTGTCGATCTTTTCTTTAGTTGCTCCCTCTTTTAATACTACTACCATAACAGTTTGTTGTTAAATAAATTTAACGAAAATATCGTACTTGGCTGATTGTCTTTATAAATTTAAAGCATCGCCGGAAGATCATCAAATATTTTATCCCTTAAAAACTCAGCCCGATCCTCAGCGCATTATCCACCTTATTACCCTGGTTGAACGACAGGCCGTACATTACCCGGATGCCGGTATTAGTTTGCAAGCCAAAGCCAAGTTCGGTGTAATGTTTAAGGGTAGGGGTGTACAGGTAATTTACGTCCACCAGCTCCTGTAATTTCAATTTTCTAATCAGTGGAATCTTATTCAGGATGAACCCCGAGAAGTTATGTTCCAGGTGCCCTTCTAAATATTTATCGCCGGTGCTGTAGCGGTAATAATCGAGCAGTAAAAAATGATTGATGCCAGCGCTATAGAATAGTACCTGGTTACCCGAAAAGTGTTTGTAGTCGGTATAAAACAGGCTGTTGGTATTAAAGAATTTACCCGCCCCAACGTAAAAACTTGTTTTACCATAAAAGCCCATTGGGATATCCGATTTGGCAAT
It encodes the following:
- a CDS encoding RNA methyltransferase, whose product is MKAINQLKTFQRILGDYPADTPLGKFLPGFYRQNKQMGSTDRRVAGRLIYNYFRLGKAIPNVKQEERLMVAEFLCNTQTNSFLQYFKPEWAACVGIGVDEKISLIKNSYPDFKLEDVFPWADQLSAGVDKDAFLKSFFVQPDLFIRINKGFEHLVKADLNKAGIIFKDEGNNCLCMPNGTRLEAIVSKPNWYEIQDLSSQQTANYFRPQKWDSWWDACAASGGKSLLLHSLQPDIKLVVSDIRESILSNLDERFQQAGLMKYQKKVMDLTENNEQLLYNYAFDGIILDAPCSGSGTWGRTPEMISQFDFHRADFFKRLQQSIITNVVKHLKPGKSIIYITCSAFKAENEDAVEFMVKQLGLVLAEMQILKGYERKADTMFVARLSRIVAP
- the guaA gene encoding GMP synthetase (contains glutamine-hydrolyzing domain and glutamine amidotransferase; GMP-binding domain; functions to produce GMP from XMP in the IMP pathway) encodes the protein MQEKILILDFGSQFTQLIARRVRELNIYCEIHPFNKFPEVDSTVKGIILSGSPYSVRQEDAPHFEFIRHHKTLPILGVCYGAQYVAHFHGGEVLASSTREYGRANLDYVKQDNILFKNVPVGSQVWMSHADTIARIADDFEIIASTDSVKVAAYQITGTQTYGIQFHPEVTHSIDGKQLLQNFLVDICGCSQDWTPDSFIETTIAELKAKLGNDKVVLGLSGGVDSSVAAVLLHQAIGANLHCIFVDNGLLRKDEYQSVLDSYQHMGLNIKGIDAKQRFYDALAGLSDPEKKRKAIGRVFIEVFDDAAHEIQGVSWLGQGTIYPDVIESVSVKGPSATIKSHHNVGGLPDFMKLKVVEPLNTLFKDEVRRVGTALGMDPNILGRHPFPGPGLAIRILGDITPEKVDILQQADAIYINNLRSAGVYDKVWQAGAIYLPVQSVGVMGDERTYENVICLRAVESLDGMTADWCHLPYDLLAKISNEIINNVKGINRVVYDISSKPPATIEWE